In the genome of Xenopus laevis strain J_2021 chromosome 1S, Xenopus_laevis_v10.1, whole genome shotgun sequence, one region contains:
- the pyurf.S gene encoding Pigy upstream reading frame S homeolog: MLAVKLWRRTYKTLVQRQLNAACPTSSLSATRQQPLHCTSASRAPEHDLKDSKEFDSSLLQYLVCPLSRKSLRYEESTNELMNDELGIAYPIVDGIPNMIPQDARMIQKDQKPENTEQTT; encoded by the exons ATGCTGGCTGTCAAGTTATGGAGGAGAACATATAAAACCTTAGTCCAGAGACAACTGAACGCTGCCTGTCCTACCAGCTCACTATCTGCAACCAGACAGCAGCCCCTGCACTGCACTTCAGCTTCCAGAGCCCCAGAACACGATCTGAAGGACAGCAAGGAATTTGATTCCTCCCTCCTGCAATACCTGGTCTGTCCTCTTTCAAGGAAATCTCTGAG ATATGAAGAATCTACGAATGAGTTAATGAATGATGAGCTGGGTATAGCTTACCCGATTGTCGATGGCATCCCAAACATGATCCCACAGGATGCCCGCATGATTCAGAAAGATCAGAAGCCTGAGAACACCGAGCAGACAACATAG